The Mercenaria mercenaria strain notata unplaced genomic scaffold, MADL_Memer_1 contig_1134, whole genome shotgun sequence genomic sequence gattttaattttgaaattgtcaactttccccataTTGATGGAGATGTCcatcgagcaacatcatacgatgtctatatttcacagcttattcgttttgcaagagcttgctcaaaggtagatgattttaatgacagaaatcttcatatcaccaagaaattgttacaatagggttaccgttatcataagctacggtaagcttttagtaaattttactacagatagtcggaactgttagaaaaatacaatacgtcCCTTAAAACACtattaaaacttggacttacacactcggaatactatggagatgtagtttataaaattcggaaaattaaacatacccgtattttaatcaaatatttgtaaaattggttaaaatgtttatcaaaagaggatacgatacgaaaatcgtgaagcacagtgcatgtttagtgatcgGCCCTTCTACaattaattgctacgctttcctatttgatggtgcgatgactaataaagtgtaggactccatgatgcttttctcctaaatcctacatacaaagGACGgggggagttgatttttgtcttacagttttcttagtcgtgcccgtAAAAGtaaggctcttgttgctctgacttcagacaagttgtaaatCTGTTATTTtggcactaatgttagagcctttctcagcggggattttatttacattgttttatttaacttcttgaaaatagggtaagtgcgaggttggcatgccctcaACACGTTTAAACCcacagtttcctttatttaggttactgaccgtttcaaggcggtgcccctattttcacctggttgttttgtctgtcttgtattgtttGTTGCGTTTTCGTGGCTCCCCATTGTTTTGGCAGCTGAATCCCAAGACGgcacttgattgttttttcctacttgtgtggtgcgtttgtatgcttgtgagtctataacggtgccctactgttttcttatgtgttgcttgttcgttttgctatgttatttagttgatcgtagttgtgtgtatATCTTTGGAACATGAGTGTCTGCGATATTGTGGTTTACATTGTattgcgactgtttttaaagaacatggcattcccttgtatattcgtccttgttcaactttcccctttgGATTCCTtatcccccccacccccaacccaacccccacccccaccccaatccccaccccatttcgccccttgccgtttccttccactccatcaatatttagcataatttaatatgtacttgttggatgtttgaagcaacccgtctgaaatatttttccattacagcttctttttgttgtgggcctactttgtaaATGTGAGGCTCTAGGGCTGtgattttggtgctctgtgcttccgagaaatctacccttacctattattttttgtttccagTTATATTCTTGGGTTCATATGTAACAGTAAACCTAGGATCTTAGGGacatataaatttaatttattgtataatatcGGAGCAAATTAGCCAAACTGATTCGCGATTTTGAAGCTGTACGATTGTTAAAGACggattttattcatatatttttaaaaattgtataaaCTTTATTTCTCTAGCTGTTCTAGACCCAACCAATAGATTGATATGTGTTTATAGTTTAATGTAATTAGTCTCCTTCCCTGTGTTACGTGCCTTTATTTCTTAATATTGTAAGATCGATATCAAAGTACATcgtattcaaatatataaatactCGGTTCGAACAAATAAGATTCATTAAATCGTGTGTAAAGCGGATATCTGCGGACTTATATTTCAGTAATATACAGTGCTCTTCACACAATAATGATAGTTTCTTTCACTCCTATCCGTTCTGGATCAAAGTGTATTCCACATAAAAATGTTCGTTTACTAAATGGTAAACCTCTTTTTCATTATGTCACTTTAGAGGCACTAAAAGTCTCTTCTTTGGATGAGGTATGGATTTCAACAGATTGCGAACAGTATGCAGTATTGGCGCCTCCAGGAGTACAAGTACACAGGCGGTCAGAAGCATCGTCTTCAGACAAATCACTACTGGCAGATGTAGTTATGGAATTTATTAAAGCTTGTACGAATATTACTACAATTGTCATTCTTCAAGCGACTTCGCCAACAACTAAGTCCCAAGACATAGAAGAAGCTCTGCAGCATAGCGCGTCTGGCAAAGGCTGCGTTAGTGTTCAGCCTGCGCATGTGTATCTATATCACGACAACAAACCGTTATGGACAGCGAGAACGCCACGACAAGACTCAAAGACATTTGCGGAAGATGGGAGTATATATGTTATTCATGTAGCCGATTTTCTAAAAACTAAAACAATCCCGACATTTCCCTGTCATAACATGATTATTCAGCATCCGGTGTGTGATATTGATACAGAGGAAGACTTCAAACGCGCCGAAGCATTGCTTTATCGACCATATCCTGACATGATAGATACTGATGGTATCAAATGCATTGATTCATATCTTAATTTGTGTGAGTCTCTGCAGATTTCAACAAGAAAACAAAAGCGGACAATGATCATCGCTGAAATTGGATATAATCATCAGGGTAATATCAAAACTGCCAAAGAACTTATCCGTAGGTGTAAAGATAGCGGTGTAGATGTAgttaaacttcaaaaacaagattTAGGTCTAGACGGACGTTTTACACCAGCGGCCTTGCAAAGGCCGTATTTATCAAAAAATTCTTTTGGTGAAACCTATGGCGACCACCGCAGAAGTTTGGAATTATCTAAGGAAGATTTTAAAGCCCTGCAGAGTTATTCAAAAGAAATTGGAATTGCATTCGCCGCCAGTGCGTATGATATGCCATCGTTTGACTTTTTAGAATTGCTCAATGTTCCTTTCTATAAAATAGCATCTGGTGATATTGGTAATCTGAAACTTATTGAACATGTTGCAAAAAAGGGTAAGCCAGTGATATTGTCCACAGGGATGGCGGATATGACGACAGTAGCCAAAAGTGTTATGGCTGtgttaaaacataataataaccTAACACTGCTACAATGTACATCAAGTTACCCAGTACCTGATGACGAGGTCCAGTTGAATGTCATTCGTACTTATCAACAGgtatttccaaaaataaaaattgggttTTCAGGCCACGATCAAGGAACACCATTGACCCTTGCTGCTGTTGCATTGGGGTGTAAAGTTGTTGAAAGACACGTAACACTAGATAAACAAATGAAAGGTTCTGACCACATTGCATCTTTAGATATGAACGAATTAGCAACGCTCGTTCGAGATATTCGCCGAATCGATTCCGCATTAGGAACTGGCATCAAGTGCCTGCAACCGTCTGAGCAAACATTTATGAACAAACTTGCAAAACGCCTTGTGTATACCCGTTCATTTGCAAAG encodes the following:
- the LOC128551479 gene encoding sialic acid synthase-like, whose translation is MIVSFTPIRSGSKCIPHKNVRLLNGKPLFHYVTLEALKVSSLDEVWISTDCEQYAVLAPPGVQVHRRSEASSSDKSLLADVVMEFIKACTNITTIVILQATSPTTKSQDIEEALQHSASGKGCVSVQPAHVYLYHDNKPLWTARTPRQDSKTFAEDGSIYVIHVADFLKTKTIPTFPCHNMIIQHPVCDIDTEEDFKRAEALLYRPYPDMIDTDGIKCIDSYLNLCESLQISTRKQKRTMIIAEIGYNHQGNIKTAKELIRRCKDSGVDVVKLQKQDLGLDGRFTPAALQRPYLSKNSFGETYGDHRRSLELSKEDFKALQSYSKEIGIAFAASAYDMPSFDFLELLNVPFYKIASGDIGNLKLIEHVAKKGKPVILSTGMADMTTVAKSVMAVLKHNNNLTLLQCTSSYPVPDDEVQLNVIRTYQQVFPKIKIGFSGHDQGTPLTLAAVALGCKVVERHVTLDKQMKGSDHIASLDMNELATLVRDIRRIDSALGTGIKCLQPSEQTFMNKLAKRLVYTRSFAKGSIITPCDVVAKVNFQTSDDVPLVDTEWEVRELVTDVVQNENMQTNHFRSVPEIRE